One region of Pogona vitticeps strain Pit_001003342236 chromosome 1, PviZW2.1, whole genome shotgun sequence genomic DNA includes:
- the ODC1 gene encoding ornithine decarboxylase, which produces MNGFSSEEFNFTFLDEGFTAKDIVDQKINEVSSSDDKDAFYIADLGDVLKKHLRWYKALPRVSPFYAVKCNDSIAVVKILAALGAGFDCASKTEIQLVQSVGVPPERIIYANPCKQVSQIKHAANNGVQMMTFDSEVELMKVARAHPKAKLVLRIATDDSKAVCRLSVKFGATLKTSRLLLERAKELDLDIIGVSFHVGSGCTDPDTFVQAISDARCVFDMGAELGFNMNLLDIGGGFPGSEDAKLKFEEITNVINPALDKYFPSDSGVRIIAEPGRYYVASAFTLAVNIIAKKVVIKEQSGSDDEEEQNDKTLMYYVNDGVYGSFNCILYDHAHVKPVLQKRPKPDERYYSCSIWGPTCDGLDRIVERCSMPELQVGDWMLFENMGAYTVAAASTFNGFQRPTIHYVMSRPSWQLMEQIKEQGFQAEVEEQDVTLPLSCAWESGIEHYPASCASASINV; this is translated from the exons ATGAATGGCTTTAGTAGTGAAGAATTCAATTTTACTTTCCTCGACGAAGGCTTTACTGCAAAGGACATTGTAGATCAAAAAATAAATGAAGTTTCTTCTTCG GATGATAAAGATGCATTCTATATTGCTGACCTTGGAGATGTTCTGAAGAAGCATCTGCGGTGGTACAAAGCCCTCCCTAGAGTGTCTCCTTTTTATGCTGTTAAATGTAATGACAGCATAGCTGTAGTGAAGATTCTTGCTGCACTTGGAGCAGGATTTGATTGTGCCAGCAAA ACTGAAATACAGCTGGTCCAGAGTGTTGGTGTGCCTCCTGAGCGTATAATATATGCAAATCCTTGTAAGCAAGTTTCTCAGATAAAGCATGCTGCAAATAATGGTGTGCAGATGATGACTTTTGATAGTGAAGTGGAGCTGATGAAAGTTGCAAGAGCCCATCCAAAAGCAAA GCTGGTTTTGCGCATTGCAACAGATGACTCGAAGGCAGTTTGTCGCCTGAGTGTTAAATTTGGTGCCACACTAAAAACTAGCAGGTTGTTGCTTGAGCGAGCAAAAGAGCTTGATCTTGACATCATTGGAGTCAG TTTCCATGTTGGAAGTGGCTGTACAGATCCTGATACCTTTGTGCAAGCTATTTCTGATGCCCGTTGTGTCTTTGATATGGGA GCTGAACTTGGTTTCAACATGAACCTGCTTGATATTGGTGGTGGTTTTCCTGGCTCTGAAGATGCGAAATTGAAGTTTGAAGAG ataacaaaCGTAATCAATCCTGCTTTGGACAAGTATTTCCCCTCTGATTCTGGAGTGAGAATTATTGCGGAGCCTGGCAGATACTATGTTGCATCAGCTTTTACGTTGGCTGTTAACATAATTGCAAAGAAAGTTGTAATAAAAGAGCAGAGTGGATCTGATG ATGAAGAAGAACAGAATGACAAAACTCTTATGTACTATGTAAATGATGGTGTATATGGGTCTTTTAACTGCATCCTGTATGATCATGCGCACGTCAAGCCAGTTTTGCAAAAG AGACCTAAGCCGGATGAGAGATACTATTCCTGCAGCATATGGGGACCAACCTGTGATGGCCTAGATCGCATAGTTGAACGCTGCAGCATGCCAGAGTTGCAGGTTGGGGATTGGATGTTATTTGAAAACATGGGTGCCTACACTGTGGCAGCTGCTTCTACATTCAATGGATTTCAGAGGCCGACAATACACTACGTAATGTCAAGGCCATCATG gCAGTTGATGGAGCAGATAAAGGAGCAAGGTTTCCAAGCCGAAGTGGAAGAGCAGGATGTCACTTTGCCGCTGTCTTGTGCCTGGGAAAGTGGAATTGAACACTATCCAGCATCTTGTGCTTCAGCTAGCATTAACGTATAG